A genomic region of Catalinimonas niigatensis contains the following coding sequences:
- a CDS encoding DUF3347 domain-containing protein: MKSIILNLKLIFLSFSLLWFSACSGTQETESNPSSTEQATSEVGGVKKVGSVVDGYLKLKDALVASNGEEAKEYAIAMMEVVDAVAMSDIQQSIKEIAATAEIEEQRKAFETLSIDLYRNLKASNAVEQTLYKQYCPMAFDDQGAFWLSAQKEIRNPYFGDRMLKCGSVEETMEASVE, from the coding sequence ATGAAGTCAATTATCTTAAATCTAAAGCTGATTTTTCTGAGCTTTTCTCTCCTATGGTTTAGTGCTTGCTCAGGCACTCAGGAAACAGAATCAAACCCATCTTCTACTGAACAGGCAACAAGCGAAGTAGGAGGCGTAAAAAAAGTAGGCAGTGTAGTTGATGGTTACCTCAAGCTAAAAGATGCTTTAGTCGCGTCTAATGGGGAAGAAGCTAAAGAATATGCGATTGCTATGATGGAAGTAGTGGATGCTGTGGCTATGTCTGACATACAGCAGTCTATCAAAGAAATTGCCGCTACCGCCGAAATTGAAGAGCAGCGTAAAGCCTTTGAAACGCTTTCTATTGACCTGTACAGAAATTTAAAGGCTTCCAATGCAGTAGAGCAAACACTGTACAAACAATATTGTCCTATGGCATTTGATGATCAGGGTGCTTTCTGGCTGAGTGCCCAGAAAGAAATTCGTAATCCTTACTTTGGCGATCGCATGCTAAAATGCGGAAGTGTAGAGGAAACAATGGAAGCTAGTGTCGAGTAA
- a CDS encoding acyloxyacyl hydrolase, which produces MFCLIVLLQSSLLAQSTDHESFPASAYTSQIEGSLYKGFIMMHDEKIGHLIKSHPQGFRISYIRNTYGAKYWEQAYGYPDLGISFSYQNYLNPILGKSLAIVPFLNLYLYRGKISSLSGSLGTGLAYHTNPHDQKNNNSNLALGSSFSAALYIALKYQVSITNDLSAGMFVHMDHYSNGAIRKPNSGINLIQTGASFSFNFQKQGHQFQKWPKKTLTNKKFYLTLLPSISFKEVGRGGGVIHPSYNLNVSINHPLSWFHTINFGVDGFYDIALKKWIEEDTPGNTTDFKSAAITLGHQLMIGKISFLTQLGYHVYRPYTGLYSDFYQRYGLRIHLHPHIAVSGSLKTYLGKAEHVEWGLLFRL; this is translated from the coding sequence ATGTTCTGTTTGATTGTATTGTTACAGTCATCTTTATTAGCACAGTCCACTGATCATGAATCATTTCCAGCTTCAGCCTATACTTCTCAAATAGAAGGGTCATTGTACAAAGGGTTCATCATGATGCATGATGAGAAGATCGGGCACCTGATCAAAAGTCATCCGCAGGGATTTAGAATCAGCTACATACGTAATACTTATGGCGCAAAATACTGGGAACAGGCCTATGGATATCCTGATCTGGGTATCAGCTTCAGCTATCAAAATTATCTGAACCCAATCCTGGGCAAATCTCTGGCCATCGTTCCCTTTTTGAACCTGTACTTGTACCGTGGAAAAATCAGCAGCCTTTCCGGGAGCCTGGGCACGGGCCTGGCTTATCATACCAATCCTCATGACCAAAAAAATAACAATAGCAATCTGGCACTGGGATCATCCTTTTCTGCTGCTTTATACATTGCACTAAAGTATCAAGTAAGCATTACAAATGATTTATCTGCTGGTATGTTTGTACATATGGATCATTATTCCAACGGTGCTATCCGAAAGCCAAACTCAGGTATCAATTTGATCCAAACAGGCGCATCTTTCAGCTTTAATTTTCAGAAACAAGGGCATCAGTTTCAGAAATGGCCCAAAAAGACCTTAACGAATAAAAAATTTTATCTTACTCTCTTGCCCAGCATTAGCTTCAAGGAAGTAGGTCGAGGTGGTGGTGTAATCCATCCTTCTTACAATCTAAATGTCAGTATCAATCATCCGCTTTCATGGTTTCACACTATTAATTTTGGCGTAGATGGGTTTTATGACATTGCCCTCAAAAAGTGGATAGAAGAAGACACTCCAGGAAATACAACAGACTTTAAGAGTGCGGCAATTACGCTAGGGCATCAACTGATGATCGGCAAAATTTCTTTTTTAACCCAATTGGGCTATCATGTTTATCGTCCCTATACAGGCTTATATTCGGATTTTTACCAACGCTATGGTCTGCGCATTCATTTGCACCCTCATATTGCAGTAAGCGGAAGCTTAAAAACTTACTTAGGCAAAGCTGAACATGTAGAGTGGGGACTTCTCTTCAGGCTTTGA